In a genomic window of Suricata suricatta isolate VVHF042 chromosome 12, meerkat_22Aug2017_6uvM2_HiC, whole genome shotgun sequence:
- the TMEM42 gene encoding transmembrane protein 42, whose product MAERQQSLGGPVCPAAYPDAPAEFPPHLQAGAMRRRFWGVFNCMCAGAFGALAAASAKLAFGSEVNMVFCVIGIVVMATANSLMWTFFSRGLSFSMSSAIASVTVTFSNILSSAFLGFVLYGECQEVLWWGGVFLILCGLSLIHRKLPPSEKAPSLKQQ is encoded by the exons ATGGCCGAGAGGCAACAGTCTCTAGGTGGCCCCGTGTGCCCGGCCGCCTACCCCGACGCCCCCGCGGAGTTCCCCCCGCACCTCCAGGCCGGGGCGATGCGGCGCCGCTTTTGGGGCGTGTTCAACTGTATGTGCGCCGGCGCCTTCGGGGCCCTGGCCGCCGCCTCCGCCAAGCTGGCCTTCGGCAGCGAG GTGAATATGGTCTTCTGCGTCATAGGCATCGTCGTGATGGCCACTGCCAATTCTCTCATGTGGACGTTCTTTAgccggggcctcagtttctccatgtcTTCAGCCATCGCTTCTGTCACGGTGACTTTTTCAAACATCCTCAGCTCG GCCTTCCTGGGCTTTGTGCTGTACGGAGAGTGCCAGGAGGTCTTGTGGTGGGGAGGCGTGTTCCTCATCCTGTGCGGACTCAGCCTGATCCACAGGAAGCTGCCGCCGAGCGAGAAGGCCCCCTCACTCAAGCAGCAGTAA